In Paenibacillus durus, the DNA window GAAAATGCCGGCCGATGTCGCCGAGTCCCAAAGCGCCCAGAATGGCGTCGCTGATCGCGTGCAGCAGCACATCGGCGTCCGAATGGCCAAGCAGCCCTTTCTCATACGGAATCGTTACTCCTCCTATGATGCACGGCCGTCCTTCGACCAGCTGATGCACGTCAAACCCTTGTCCTACAGCGATCATGCTTGTCCCTCTCTCCTCATGGTTACTGTAAATTCCGCATACTCCAAATCATCGGGCGTTGTAATTTTAATATTGCTGTAGCTTCCTTCCACTACGGCAACCGGTATCCCGGCCCGCTCGGCCAGGCTGGAATCGTCGGTGCCGACAAATCCTTCCTTGTCCGCCGCTTCATAGGCCGCTCGAAGCTGTGACAGACGAAAAGTCTGCGGGGTCTGGATCGCCCACAGACTGCGCCGGTCCGGCGTGGAGAGAACTCTCCCCTGCCCGTCAACCTGCTTGATCGTGTCCTTGACCGGAACAGCAAGGACAGACGCTCCCGTCCGCCCCGCTTCTTCATAGCAAGCGTCTATATCAGAAGGACGTACAAACGGCCGGACTCCGTCATGGACCATTACCCATTCCGTACTTAGCCGTTCCAATCCCCGGTATACCGAATGCTGCCGCTCGGCACCACCGGCCACGATGTCTTTTACTTTGCTTAAACCGTATTCATCGCACCATTTCCGGCAGCGCCCCATATCCTCAGCACCGGTAACAAGCACAATCTCCGAGATCCGTTCGTGCTGCTGGAACACTTC includes these proteins:
- the ispD gene encoding 2-C-methyl-D-erythritol 4-phosphate cytidylyltransferase — protein: MANNVGVVVVAAGRGTRMGTEESKQYLLLQGKPIVVHTLEVFQQHERISEIVLVTGAEDMGRCRKWCDEYGLSKVKDIVAGGAERQHSVYRGLERLSTEWVMVHDGVRPFVRPSDIDACYEEAGRTGASVLAVPVKDTIKQVDGQGRVLSTPDRRSLWAIQTPQTFRLSQLRAAYEAADKEGFVGTDDSSLAERAGIPVAVVEGSYSNIKITTPDDLEYAEFTVTMRREGQA